The Salvia miltiorrhiza cultivar Shanhuang (shh) chromosome 1, IMPLAD_Smil_shh, whole genome shotgun sequence genome has a window encoding:
- the LOC131006984 gene encoding putative zinc transporter At3g08650, which produces MGLRVNLLLLVFLSVVIFGHSITAEQEEQTLQRVITAPRRNAEGGVIDGSGTEHIGDEMGAWQDGNGRVSVSTVAIFTLAMAAATGLGALPFFFMELDPQWAGICNGMAAGVMLAASFDLIQEGQGHGSGSWVVLGILSGGVFILLCKKFLEQYGEMSMLDIKGADATKVILVVGIMTLHSFGEGSGVGVSFAGSKGLSQGLLVTLAIAVHNIPEGLAVSMVLASRGVSPQNAMIWSVITSLPQPLVAVPSFICADAFNKFLPFATGFAAGCMIWMVMAEVLPDGFKESSPSQVASAATLSVAFMEALGAVFEHFSHNYSQEDASGFFVSLLFGLGPLLGGVALVAFALAFRLRHAFLTGVASGIAFVLGTWRPLQLLVSSKMGLLPLLFLLGVGTAFVHVPTSILTNSRLHRKTSANTLSTVTGLTVSALTLQSVLSCAAVALHALAEGLALGVAAPKAYGLGRHMVLPVSLHGFPRGAAVASCIFGATDSWHASLLSAALIGFVGPLSAIGAILAGIDYSGLDHVLVFACGGLFPCFWSTVRRAIKLDKRKSIFGVVVGVVFASVCLTCTKLVCLHTPYCNSAPEAVR; this is translated from the exons ATGGGTTTAAGAGTGAACCTGCTTCTTTTGGTGTTTCTCTCGGTTGTCATATTTGGTCATAGTATAACAGCTGAACAAGAAGAGCAAACTTTACAAAGAGTGATTACTGCTCCTCGGAGGAATGCAGAAGGTGGTGTGATAGATGGATCTGGTACTGAGCATATTGGTGATGAAATGGGTGCATGGCAGGACGGAAATGGTAGAGTCTCAGTGTCAACAGTTGCAATTTTCACGCTGGCAATGGCTGCGGCTACTGGTTTGGGAGCTCTCCCATTCTTTTTTATGGAGCTTGATCCTCAATGGGCTGGAATATGCAATGGGATGGCAGCAGGAGTAATGCTTGCTGCAAGTTTTGACCTCATACAAGAAGGACAGGGCCATGGAAGTGGCAGTTGGGTCGTATTGGGTATTTTGTCTGGCGGTGTTTTCATCTTGCTTTGTAAGAAG TTCCTTGAGCAATATGGTGAAATGAGCATGCTGGACATAAAGGGAGCAGATGCTACTAAAGTCATTCTTGTTGTCGGAATCATGACTCTTCATTCTTTTGGTGAGGGATCTGGTGTTGGAGTTTCCTTTGCTGGCTCTAAGGGTTTATCACAAGGGTTATTGGTGACGTTGGCTATTGCTGTGCACAATATACCTGAGGGCCTGGCTGTTAGTATGGTCCTTGCATCGAGAGGAGTTTCTCCACAGAATGCCATGATATGGAGTGTGATTACATCACTACCACAG CCTCTTGTAGCAGTTCCTTCATTTATATGTGCGGATGCATTCAACAAGTTCTTGCCATTTGCAACTGGATTTGCTGCCGGTTGTATGATTTGGATGGTTATGGCTGAGGTCCTTCCAGATGGGTTCAAG GAGTCTTCCCCATCTCAAGTTGCATCAGCTGCTACGCTATCTGTGGCATTTATGGAGGCACTCGGTGCCGTGTTTGAGCATTTCAGCCACAACTACAG TCAAGAGGATGCTTCCGGCTTCTTTGTTTCTCTATTGTTCGGCCTAGGTCCTTTGCTCGGTGGTGTAGCCCTTGTTGCATTTGCTCTTGCTTTCCGCCTTCGGCATGCATTTCTTACCGGTGTGGCCTCTGGCATTGCCTTTGTCCTTGGTACCTGGCGACCCCTTCAACTACTTGTCTCTTCTAAGATGGGGCTTCTTCCACTCCTGTTTCTTCTTGGGGTCGGAACAGCATTCGTCCACGTACCTACATCAATCCTTACGAATTCTCGATTGCACAGGAAGACTTCTGCAAACACATTATCTACTGTCACCGGCTTAACTGTAAGTGCACTCACGCTTCAATCAGTCCTGTCTTGTGCAGCAGTCGCCCTTCACGCTCTCGCTGAGGGGCTCGCGTTAGGTGTAGCTGCACCCAAAGCTTACGGCCTTGGGAGGCACATGGTCCTCCCCGTCTCCCTCCACGGGTTCCCTCGTGGCGCAGCTGTGGCTAGCTGCATCTTTGGAGCAACCGATAGTTGGCATGCATCCCTTTTATCCGCTGCCCTAATCGGGTTTGTGGGGCCGTTATCAGCCATTGGAGCTATACTGGCTGGGATCGACTACAGCGGGTTGGACCACGTCCTGGTGTTTGCTTGTGGAGGACTTTTCCCGTGCTTCTGGAGCACCGTGAGAAGAGCGATCAAGTTAGATAAACGTAAGAGCATTTTCGGGGTTGTCGTTGGCGTCGTGTTTGCTAGTGTGTGTCTAACTTGCACAAAGCTCGTGTGTTTGCACACACCTTACTGCAACTCTGCTCCTGAAGCTGTAAGATGA
- the LOC131006985 gene encoding uncharacterized protein LOC131006985 isoform X2, translating to MGKKKVRKMMEIDSDMGLDEEMNDGVMLMDNDDGNEDDFHDEHHDSEEEDEDEEEDDGEEGSEEDNEEGEHSDEDIQKGEELDELEKEYRELQNQEQDIWRNLKRHTDEDIQKGQAVKNQRALWDKTLEFRFLLQKPFSSCNRLPEVKSLYCDADNEVSEAYSDLISSSKKTLDSILELQQALMTNNPSITRFEEANPVRDSKQLDVPGVSDGNIDEEWLQISQIQSRMNSFRNKSVDKWQRKTQVTTGSAAIKDKLHAFNQSISEQVAAYMRDPSKMIKGMQQNRSAVAVFGNVPCYAGNVKPEETSTNGDPELLDDSEFYQQLLKEFFETVDPSSSEVAFYALKRLQTKKRKIVDRRASKSRKIRYHVHEKIVNFMAPRRGDIPPTASKLFENLFGLKTQKSASVA from the exons ATGGGGAAGAAGAAAGTGAGAAAGATGATGGAGATTGATAGTGACATGGGGTTGGACGAAGAAATGAACGATGGAGTTATGCTG ATGGACAATGATGATGGCAATGAAGATGATTTTCATGATGAACATCATGACAGTGAGGAGGAagatgaggatgaagaagaggaTGATGGGGAGGAAGGCTCGGAAGAGGACAATGAGGAAGGAGAACATAGTGATGAAGATATTCAGAAAGGTGAGGAGCTGGATGAGCTGGAGAAAGAATATAGAGAACTTCAAAACCAGGAGCA AGACATTTGGAGGAATCTAAAGCGTCATACGGATGAGGACATTCAAAAAGGTCAAGCTGTGAAAAATCAAAGG GCCCTCTGGGATAAGACACTTGAGTTCAGATTCTTGCTGCAGAAACCATTCTCAAGTTGTAATAGACTTCCAGAG GTTAAGTCCTTATATTGTGATGCTGATAATGAAGTCAGTGAAGCATATTCAGATCTAATTTCTTCGTCAAAGAAGACATTGGATTCTATACTAGAGTTGCAACAG GCTCTGATGACAAACAATCCATCTATTACTCGATTTGAAGAAG CTAATCCTGTGAGAGATTCCAAGCAATTAGATGTACCAGGGGTCTCAGATGGGAATATTGATGAAGAATGGTTACAGATTTCCCAAATACAATCAAG AATGAATTCGTTTAGAAATAAGTCAGTTGACAAATGGCAAAGGAAGACCCAGGTGACAACTGGTTCAGCTGCTATTAAGGACAAATTGCATGCTTTCAATCAG AGTATAAGTGAACAAGTGGCTGCTTACATGAGGGATCCAAGTAAAATGATTAAGGGGATGCAGCAGAATAGATCAGCCGTTGCTGTATTTGGAAAT GTGCCGTGCTATGCGGGGAATGTTAAGCCAGag GAGACTAGCACAAATGGTGATCCTGAACTTCTGGACGACTCGGAATTTTACCAGCAACTATTGAAAGAGTTCTTCGAGACAGTAGACCCGTCATCATCTG AAGTGGCTTTCTATGCTCTTAAAAGATTGcaaacaaagaaaagaaaaatcgtTGACCGTCGTGCTTCAAAGAGTCGCAAGATTCG GTATCATGTGCATGAAAAGATTGTCAATTTCATGGCTCCTCGGCGTGGAGATATTCCTCCTACGGCCTCGAAATTATTTGAAAACTTGTTTGGCCTTAAAACTCAGAAATCTGCCTCAGTAGCATAG
- the LOC131006985 gene encoding uncharacterized protein LOC131006985 isoform X1 produces the protein MGKKKVRKMMEIDSDMGLDEEMNDGVMLMDNDDGNEDDFHDEHHDSEEEDEDEEEDDGEEGSEEDNEEGEHSDEDIQKGEELDELEKEYRELQNQEQDIWRNLKRHTDEDIQKGQAVKNQRALWDKTLEFRFLLQKPFSSCNRLPEEQVKSLYCDADNEVSEAYSDLISSSKKTLDSILELQQALMTNNPSITRFEEANPVRDSKQLDVPGVSDGNIDEEWLQISQIQSRMNSFRNKSVDKWQRKTQVTTGSAAIKDKLHAFNQSISEQVAAYMRDPSKMIKGMQQNRSAVAVFGNVPCYAGNVKPEETSTNGDPELLDDSEFYQQLLKEFFETVDPSSSEVAFYALKRLQTKKRKIVDRRASKSRKIRYHVHEKIVNFMAPRRGDIPPTASKLFENLFGLKTQKSASVA, from the exons ATGGGGAAGAAGAAAGTGAGAAAGATGATGGAGATTGATAGTGACATGGGGTTGGACGAAGAAATGAACGATGGAGTTATGCTG ATGGACAATGATGATGGCAATGAAGATGATTTTCATGATGAACATCATGACAGTGAGGAGGAagatgaggatgaagaagaggaTGATGGGGAGGAAGGCTCGGAAGAGGACAATGAGGAAGGAGAACATAGTGATGAAGATATTCAGAAAGGTGAGGAGCTGGATGAGCTGGAGAAAGAATATAGAGAACTTCAAAACCAGGAGCA AGACATTTGGAGGAATCTAAAGCGTCATACGGATGAGGACATTCAAAAAGGTCAAGCTGTGAAAAATCAAAGG GCCCTCTGGGATAAGACACTTGAGTTCAGATTCTTGCTGCAGAAACCATTCTCAAGTTGTAATAGACTTCCAGAG GAGCAGGTTAAGTCCTTATATTGTGATGCTGATAATGAAGTCAGTGAAGCATATTCAGATCTAATTTCTTCGTCAAAGAAGACATTGGATTCTATACTAGAGTTGCAACAG GCTCTGATGACAAACAATCCATCTATTACTCGATTTGAAGAAG CTAATCCTGTGAGAGATTCCAAGCAATTAGATGTACCAGGGGTCTCAGATGGGAATATTGATGAAGAATGGTTACAGATTTCCCAAATACAATCAAG AATGAATTCGTTTAGAAATAAGTCAGTTGACAAATGGCAAAGGAAGACCCAGGTGACAACTGGTTCAGCTGCTATTAAGGACAAATTGCATGCTTTCAATCAG AGTATAAGTGAACAAGTGGCTGCTTACATGAGGGATCCAAGTAAAATGATTAAGGGGATGCAGCAGAATAGATCAGCCGTTGCTGTATTTGGAAAT GTGCCGTGCTATGCGGGGAATGTTAAGCCAGag GAGACTAGCACAAATGGTGATCCTGAACTTCTGGACGACTCGGAATTTTACCAGCAACTATTGAAAGAGTTCTTCGAGACAGTAGACCCGTCATCATCTG AAGTGGCTTTCTATGCTCTTAAAAGATTGcaaacaaagaaaagaaaaatcgtTGACCGTCGTGCTTCAAAGAGTCGCAAGATTCG GTATCATGTGCATGAAAAGATTGTCAATTTCATGGCTCCTCGGCGTGGAGATATTCCTCCTACGGCCTCGAAATTATTTGAAAACTTGTTTGGCCTTAAAACTCAGAAATCTGCCTCAGTAGCATAG